From Bacillota bacterium, a single genomic window includes:
- a CDS encoding universal stress protein has translation MRRVVLTTDFSECARRTLDCIPALKAMGFDEVVLLHVINPHDLAHVLFGLGSDQQLAQIRTRVESILAETAEQTKQWNLPVRPVVKFGKAADGIIATAREEGAQLITIGSQGWGLVKGTVLGSVSERVLRHAPMPVMVLKCGPKGAPEDERCDQDYRSLFRRIMLPTDFSEASLEARDYVLELAEHVREAVEEVIVIHVAGRFTVFSEQEYQEAPAELRRVARSLEAAGYRVRTLLKRGVPFVQLAAAVREESVTLVVMGSHGLSRVREMLLGGTCAEFVRTVDRPVLVVKRDRLDHIV, from the coding sequence GTGAGGAGAGTGGTATTAACCACCGATTTCTCGGAATGTGCCCGGAGGACGCTGGACTGTATTCCGGCGCTCAAGGCCATGGGATTTGACGAAGTGGTATTGCTGCACGTCATCAACCCCCACGACCTGGCCCACGTGCTGTTCGGACTGGGGTCCGACCAGCAGTTGGCGCAGATCAGGACTCGGGTCGAGTCCATCCTGGCCGAAACCGCTGAACAGACCAAGCAGTGGAATCTCCCGGTGCGGCCGGTGGTGAAGTTCGGGAAGGCGGCGGACGGGATTATCGCCACCGCCCGGGAGGAGGGCGCTCAACTGATCACGATCGGTTCCCAGGGCTGGGGCCTGGTGAAGGGTACGGTACTGGGAAGCGTGTCCGAGCGGGTGCTCCGCCACGCGCCGATGCCGGTAATGGTGTTGAAGTGCGGGCCGAAGGGCGCTCCGGAGGATGAAAGGTGCGATCAGGACTATCGAAGCTTATTCCGCCGGATAATGCTGCCCACCGATTTCTCGGAGGCCTCGCTGGAAGCCAGGGACTACGTATTGGAGCTCGCGGAACACGTCCGGGAAGCCGTGGAGGAAGTGATCGTCATTCACGTGGCCGGACGTTTCACGGTCTTCTCGGAGCAGGAATATCAGGAGGCGCCGGCCGAGTTGCGGCGGGTGGCCCGGAGCCTGGAGGCGGCCGGGTACCGGGTGCGCACACTCTTGAAGCGGGGCGTTCCCTTTGTGCAACTGGCCGCCGCGGTGCGGGAAGAGAGTGTGACCCTGGTGGTGATGGGCTCCCACGGGCTGAGCCGGGTGCGCGAAATGCTGCTCGGGGGGACGTGCGCCGAATTCGTGCGCACGGTGGACCGGCCGGTGCTGGTGGTCAAGCGGGATAGACTCGACCATATTGTGTGA
- the hypE gene encoding hydrogenase expression/formation protein HypE — MPNNEEIVLLAHGDGGRLTHELVTGLFLRHLGNRTLAAMTDAAAFPVGEGRMAVTTDSFVIDPPFFPGGDIGKLAVCGTVNDLAVSGAEPRYLTAAFLIEEGFPLAGLERVVASMAAACRDAGIEIVAGDTKVVGRGQLDRIFINTTGVGVIPPGVDLGYHRIAPGDRILVNGNMGDHGMAVLAAREGFGFGDRLVSDCASLHRITGRLLAGLEGVKLMRDLTRGGLATSAKEIAASSAVDLWLGETDIPVGAGVKGAAEMLGVDPLYLANEGKFLAVVAPGEAEQALALMRADELGREARIIGEVKAGAGNVFLKTALGGTKYLDLLAGAPLPRIC, encoded by the coding sequence ATGCCCAATAATGAGGAGATTGTCCTGCTGGCCCACGGCGATGGGGGCCGGCTGACCCATGAGCTGGTGACAGGGTTGTTTTTGCGCCACCTGGGCAACCGGACGCTCGCGGCGATGACCGACGCGGCCGCGTTCCCGGTCGGGGAGGGCCGGATGGCGGTGACCACCGACTCGTTCGTGATCGACCCGCCGTTTTTCCCGGGCGGGGACATCGGGAAACTGGCCGTGTGCGGCACGGTGAACGACCTGGCGGTGAGCGGGGCCGAGCCCCGCTACCTGACGGCGGCGTTTCTGATCGAGGAGGGTTTTCCGCTTGCCGGCCTGGAGCGGGTGGTAGCCTCGATGGCCGCGGCCTGCCGGGACGCGGGGATCGAAATCGTGGCCGGGGACACGAAAGTGGTGGGCCGCGGGCAACTGGACCGAATTTTCATCAACACCACCGGGGTGGGCGTGATTCCTCCCGGGGTGGATCTGGGCTACCACCGGATCGCGCCCGGGGACCGCATCCTGGTGAACGGGAACATGGGCGACCACGGGATGGCCGTCCTGGCCGCGCGGGAAGGGTTCGGCTTCGGGGACCGGCTGGTGAGCGACTGCGCGTCGCTGCACCGGATCACGGGCCGGCTGCTGGCCGGGCTGGAAGGGGTCAAGCTGATGCGCGACCTGACCCGGGGCGGGCTGGCCACCTCGGCCAAGGAGATCGCGGCCTCGTCCGCGGTGGACCTCTGGCTCGGCGAGACCGACATCCCGGTCGGGGCCGGGGTGAAGGGCGCGGCCGAGATGCTGGGCGTGGACCCGTTGTACCTGGCGAACGAAGGGAAGTTCCTTGCGGTGGTGGCGCCCGGCGAGGCCGAGCAGGCGCTCGCGCTGATGCGGGCGGACGAACTGGGGCGGGAGGCCCGGATCATCGGCGAGGTCAAGGCCGGCGCGGGGAACGTGTTTCTGAAGACGGCGCTCGGGGGCACGAAGTACCTGGATTTGCTGGCCGGGGCGCCGCTCCCCAGGATCTGCTAG
- the hypD gene encoding hydrogenase formation protein HypD, producing MHILDRFRDPEIGRGLLEKVSELAGRAQEKLGRPPVFMEVCGTHTVAVSKAGLRGLLDGKLELRSGPGCPVCVTDYGDIDAMVAFGRLPGVTVGTFGDMVRVPGSRTSLEREKARGADIRVFYSPADAVKWAQENPERQMVFLGVGFETTAPAVALSVAQARALGLFNYSVFTVHKVVPPALRALGSDPEMKLDGLILPGHVSAIIGRRAYDFIAAEYGLPAVITGFETLDIIDALYNLLQQLLSGGPARVENGYTRVVKEEGNVRAQEILDRFFEITDVSWRGFGTIPGSGMELKPEYREFDARSRFAPEVEEPRIPAGCRCGDLLKGKLTPRECRLFAAACTPSHPVGPCMVSSEGACAAFYQYERRSAAG from the coding sequence ATGCATATCCTGGACAGGTTTCGTGATCCCGAAATCGGCCGGGGGCTCCTGGAAAAGGTGAGCGAACTGGCCGGACGGGCGCAGGAAAAACTGGGGCGGCCGCCGGTCTTTATGGAAGTCTGCGGCACCCACACGGTGGCCGTTTCCAAGGCGGGCCTGCGCGGTCTGCTGGACGGAAAACTCGAACTCCGGAGCGGGCCGGGCTGCCCGGTGTGTGTGACCGACTACGGCGACATCGACGCCATGGTGGCTTTCGGGCGGCTGCCCGGGGTGACGGTGGGCACCTTCGGCGACATGGTGCGCGTGCCCGGCAGCCGGACCTCGCTGGAGCGGGAAAAGGCCCGGGGCGCCGACATCCGGGTGTTTTACTCGCCGGCCGACGCGGTGAAGTGGGCCCAGGAGAACCCGGAGCGGCAGATGGTGTTTTTGGGCGTGGGTTTCGAGACCACCGCGCCGGCCGTGGCGCTGAGCGTGGCCCAGGCCCGGGCGCTGGGGCTTTTTAACTACAGCGTGTTCACGGTGCACAAGGTGGTGCCCCCGGCGTTGCGCGCGCTTGGTTCCGATCCGGAAATGAAACTGGACGGGCTTATCCTGCCCGGCCACGTCTCGGCGATCATCGGGCGGCGCGCCTACGACTTCATCGCCGCGGAGTACGGGCTGCCGGCGGTGATCACCGGCTTTGAGACGCTGGACATCATAGACGCACTCTACAACCTCTTGCAACAGCTGCTTTCCGGCGGCCCGGCGCGGGTGGAGAACGGCTACACCCGGGTGGTGAAGGAGGAAGGGAACGTCCGGGCCCAGGAGATACTGGACCGGTTCTTTGAGATCACCGACGTTTCCTGGCGCGGGTTCGGGACTATCCCGGGGAGCGGGATGGAGCTTAAGCCCGAGTACCGGGAGTTTGACGCGCGCTCACGCTTCGCGCCCGAGGTGGAAGAGCCGCGGATTCCGGCGGGTTGCCGGTGCGGCGACCTCTTAAAGGGGAAGCTCACCCCGCGGGAGTGCCGTCTGTTCGCGGCTGCCTGCACGCCGAGCCACCCGGTGGGTCCGTGCATGGTGTCGTCGGAAGGGGCCTGCGCGGCGTTTTACCAGTACGAGCGGCGCAGCGCGGCCGGGTGA
- a CDS encoding HypC/HybG/HupF family hydrogenase formation chaperone, which produces MCLGIPGLVVDVQPESDRAVIEVFGVQREISTFLVGEVQTGEYLIVHTGYAIEKLDVEEAQIRLKLWEEILRDAYPGQVS; this is translated from the coding sequence ATGTGTCTAGGCATACCGGGTCTCGTGGTGGACGTGCAACCGGAATCGGACAGGGCGGTGATCGAGGTCTTCGGCGTGCAGCGGGAGATCAGCACGTTTCTGGTCGGCGAGGTGCAGACCGGGGAGTACCTGATCGTGCACACCGGCTACGCTATCGAGAAGCTCGACGTGGAAGAGGCGCAAATCCGGCTGAAGCTGTGGGAGGAGATTTTGAGAGATGCATATCCTGGACAGGTTTCGTGA
- a CDS encoding carbamoyltransferase HypF has translation MVPLAQGNRASETGRVRYRVVVRGTVQGVGFRPFIYNLARDCGIAGSVLNAGQGVVVDAEGAPDAVRRFLETVRAHPPRLARVDEVSWEVLPPVGYTDFEIIASAGGAEIEALVPPDVGLCPDCARETFDPADRHHGYPFTNCTNCGPRFTIVRELPYDRPKTSMAAFPMCPDCAREYHDPADRRFHAQPVACPVCGPAVELVDAGGRPVPGDWRRNCWDLLAEGRILALKSLGGFHLVCDARNRGALRELRRRKGRDAKPFAVMARDLAAVERYCRLNDQERELLTSPEAPIVVLRRRTEPGTEDGAGSEAAAEVPTKCAAVAAPKAGTAPGAVPGVAAEDAAAPGTKAGAPTAPGTAPPPGIAPGLPPELAPGLNTLGVMLPYTPLHFLVFGGPFDLLVMTSGNYSELPLAKDNDRALAELGGIADYFLWHNREIVNRCDDSLAAVMDGEVQLLRRSRGWVPVPVRVPAGDGPVVLGIGGEMKNTFCLLKKGRAHLSQHIGELDHLEGEENLFSSLLNFQRLLDLEAEVVGYDMHPDYRSSRLARKVPAKKRYEVQHHHAHLASCLADNGLAGERAIGVILDGTGYGPDGTLWGFEILSGDGLDYKREMHLAPVPLPGGEAAVRSPWRTAVAYLLTYLGDEDGGRAAERLFGGWGLELDVVRRMLAKGFNAPPSSGCGRLFDAVAALTGVCARSTYEGQAAIELGELVHDDAAGAALGAYPFSIKEGTISAAGTVAGVVEDLERGVPVATIATRFHNTVLEMVREAVRRVGAATGLYTVALSGGTWQNRYLFRRAREILPRDGFRVLTHRQVPANDGGLCLGQAVIAYRRWNKECV, from the coding sequence GTGGTGCCTTTGGCTCAGGGAAATCGTGCGTCGGAAACGGGAAGGGTCCGCTACCGGGTAGTCGTCCGGGGCACCGTCCAGGGCGTCGGTTTCCGCCCGTTCATCTACAACCTGGCTCGGGACTGCGGGATCGCCGGCAGCGTGTTGAACGCCGGCCAGGGCGTGGTCGTGGACGCCGAGGGCGCGCCGGACGCCGTGCGCCGCTTCCTGGAGACGGTGCGCGCGCACCCGCCGCGGCTGGCCCGGGTGGACGAGGTGTCCTGGGAAGTGCTGCCGCCGGTGGGCTACACGGACTTTGAGATCATCGCCAGCGCGGGCGGCGCCGAGATCGAGGCGCTGGTGCCGCCGGACGTGGGCCTTTGCCCGGACTGCGCGCGGGAGACCTTCGACCCCGCCGACCGGCACCACGGCTATCCGTTTACCAACTGCACCAACTGCGGTCCACGGTTCACCATCGTCCGGGAGCTACCTTACGACCGGCCGAAGACTTCGATGGCCGCTTTTCCCATGTGCCCCGACTGCGCCCGGGAGTACCACGACCCGGCCGACCGGCGGTTTCACGCCCAGCCGGTGGCCTGCCCGGTGTGCGGCCCGGCGGTGGAGCTGGTGGACGCCGGCGGCCGGCCGGTGCCGGGCGATTGGCGGCGAAACTGCTGGGACCTCTTGGCCGAGGGCCGCATCCTGGCCCTGAAAAGCCTGGGCGGATTCCACCTGGTGTGCGACGCCCGGAACCGCGGCGCCCTGCGGGAACTGAGGCGGCGCAAGGGCCGCGACGCCAAGCCGTTCGCGGTGATGGCCCGCGACCTGGCGGCGGTGGAGCGGTACTGCCGCTTAAACGATCAGGAGCGGGAACTCCTGACCTCCCCGGAGGCGCCGATCGTGGTTCTGCGGCGGCGGACCGAGCCCGGGACCGAAGATGGAGCCGGGAGTGAGGCCGCGGCCGAGGTCCCAACCAAGTGCGCGGCCGTAGCTGCGCCCAAGGCCGGGACCGCGCCCGGGGCTGTACCCGGGGTCGCGGCCGAGGATGCGGCTGCACCCGGGACCAAGGCCGGCGCTCCGACCGCGCCCGGGACCGCGCCGCCCCCGGGAATCGCCCCCGGTCTTCCCCCGGAACTCGCGCCGGGCCTGAACACCCTGGGGGTGATGCTCCCGTACACCCCGCTGCACTTTTTGGTGTTCGGCGGGCCGTTCGACCTTCTGGTGATGACCAGCGGCAACTACAGCGAGCTGCCGCTCGCCAAGGACAACGACCGGGCGCTGGCGGAGCTGGGCGGCATCGCCGACTACTTCCTGTGGCACAACCGGGAGATCGTGAACCGGTGCGACGACTCCCTGGCGGCGGTGATGGACGGGGAAGTGCAGCTCCTGCGGCGCTCGCGCGGCTGGGTGCCGGTGCCGGTGCGCGTCCCGGCCGGGGACGGGCCGGTGGTGTTGGGCATCGGCGGCGAAATGAAGAACACTTTCTGCCTGCTCAAAAAGGGGCGGGCGCATCTGAGCCAGCACATCGGGGAGCTGGATCACCTGGAGGGTGAGGAAAACCTCTTCTCGAGCCTCCTGAACTTTCAGCGGCTCCTGGACCTCGAGGCCGAGGTGGTCGGGTACGACATGCACCCCGACTACCGTTCCTCGCGCCTGGCCCGCAAGGTGCCGGCCAAAAAGCGCTACGAAGTGCAGCACCACCACGCCCACCTGGCGTCCTGCCTGGCCGACAACGGCCTGGCCGGCGAGCGGGCGATCGGCGTGATTTTAGACGGCACCGGTTACGGGCCGGATGGTACGCTGTGGGGTTTTGAGATTTTAAGCGGTGATGGCCTGGATTACAAGCGGGAGATGCACCTCGCCCCCGTGCCCCTGCCGGGCGGCGAGGCGGCGGTGCGCTCCCCCTGGCGGACGGCGGTGGCCTACCTGCTGACCTACCTGGGCGATGAGGACGGCGGCCGGGCGGCCGAGCGGCTTTTCGGCGGCTGGGGCCTGGAACTGGACGTGGTGCGCCGGATGCTCGCCAAGGGCTTCAACGCCCCGCCGAGCTCGGGCTGCGGCCGGCTGTTCGACGCGGTGGCGGCGCTGACGGGTGTGTGCGCGCGCAGCACCTACGAGGGCCAGGCGGCGATCGAGTTGGGGGAACTCGTGCACGACGATGCGGCGGGCGCGGCGCTCGGGGCCTATCCTTTTTCGATCAAAGAAGGAACGATCTCGGCGGCGGGCACGGTCGCCGGGGTGGTGGAGGACCTGGAACGGGGGGTGCCGGTGGCGACGATCGCCACCCGCTTCCACAACACCGTCCTGGAGATGGTGCGCGAAGCCGTGCGCCGGGTGGGCGCCGCGACGGGGCTTTACACCGTGGCTCTGAGCGGCGGCACCTGGCAAAACCGCTACCTTTTCCGGCGCGCCCGCGAAATACTCCCGCGCGACGGGTTCCGGGTGCTCACGCACCGGCAGGTGCCGGCGAACGACGGGGGACTTTGCCTGGGTCAGGCTGTAATCGCATACCGGAGGTGGAATAAAGAATGTGTCTAG